A DNA window from Vibrio sp. CDRSL-10 TSBA contains the following coding sequences:
- a CDS encoding SDR family NAD(P)-dependent oxidoreductase, translating into MNLFDLSSKNILITGANRGMGYALAEGLAAHGARIFVNNRELAVAQQAAAKLRDQGYRAEAVAFDVTQAEQIVQAVEFIESELGPIDVLINNAGIQCRHPLLDFPEADWDRVIEVNQKGVFLCTQAVARAMAPRQAGKIINIASMQAELGRETITPYAASKGAVKMLTRGACVELAKHNIQVNAIAPGYFKSDMTQSQVDDPAFTAWLCNRTPAKRWGETARADRHRGISRL; encoded by the coding sequence ATGAACCTGTTTGACTTATCATCGAAAAACATTCTAATCACGGGTGCTAACCGTGGTATGGGTTACGCACTGGCTGAAGGACTGGCAGCCCACGGCGCGAGAATTTTTGTCAACAACCGTGAACTGGCTGTCGCCCAGCAAGCGGCAGCGAAATTACGTGACCAGGGCTACCGTGCTGAGGCCGTTGCCTTTGATGTCACTCAGGCGGAACAGATAGTACAAGCGGTTGAATTTATCGAATCGGAACTGGGGCCAATCGACGTATTAATCAATAATGCCGGCATTCAGTGCCGTCACCCGTTACTGGACTTTCCGGAAGCCGACTGGGACAGAGTCATTGAGGTGAATCAGAAAGGCGTTTTCCTGTGCACTCAGGCCGTTGCCAGAGCCATGGCTCCGCGTCAGGCGGGTAAAATCATCAACATCGCTTCGATGCAGGCAGAACTCGGCCGCGAAACCATCACTCCGTACGCGGCATCGAAAGGCGCGGTGAAAATGCTCACCCGCGGTGCGTGTGTCGAACTGGCCAAACATAATATCCAGGTCAATGCCATTGCACCGGGCTATTTTAAATCAGACATGACGCAAAGCCAGGTCGACGACCCGGCGTTTACCGCCTGGCTGTGCAACCGAACTCCGGCGAAACGCTGGGGCGAAACTGCAAGAGCTGATCGGCACCGCGGTATATCTCGCCTCTGA
- a CDS encoding substrate-binding domain-containing protein: MIEIMDCSQPANFNQTIGIDNAQAARQVTEYLIQKGRTKIAFCSCFLDNRAAIRRHAWSETLQQHDLPSDRTLTLTGLTSFSNGAESIIEIIRRWPDTDAVVYINDDLAAGAALEATRRGLVVGKDIDLFGFNDLEYARHLIPDISSVRTPRAEMGALAFSNLIQILHGAPLQAQRIKLDYELILRSSA, encoded by the coding sequence GTGATTGAAATCATGGATTGCAGCCAACCGGCTAACTTCAACCAGACCATTGGCATCGATAATGCTCAGGCCGCGCGTCAGGTAACCGAATATCTGATTCAAAAAGGCCGGACTAAGATTGCCTTCTGCTCCTGCTTTTTGGACAACCGCGCGGCGATTCGCAGGCATGCCTGGTCTGAAACCCTGCAGCAGCATGATCTGCCCTCGGACCGCACTCTGACGTTGACCGGCCTGACCTCATTCAGCAACGGCGCAGAAAGCATCATCGAGATTATCCGCCGCTGGCCGGATACGGATGCTGTGGTCTACATCAATGATGATCTGGCCGCCGGAGCAGCGCTGGAAGCTACCCGGCGCGGTTTAGTGGTGGGCAAAGATATCGATCTGTTCGGTTTCAATGATCTGGAATATGCACGTCATTTAATCCCGGATATCAGTTCGGTAAGAACACCGCGCGCCGAAATGGGTGCACTGGCGTTTAGCAATCTGATCCAAATCTTGCACGGCGCGCCACTGCAAGCACAGCGAATTAAACTCGATTATGAACTGATCCTGCGCAGCAGTGCTTAA
- a CDS encoding LacI family DNA-binding transcriptional regulator, with protein MKKRITIQDIANYLGIDKSTVSRALAGSPRVKPETLKKVRLACEQLNYIPNQTAKTLASSRSNSLVLLIPSLSNEIFADIVLGAKQQCAAAGYTLLIGDTAYSPLEEESLVRQYLQQNVAGFVLTETTHSDNTLRLLREAETAGD; from the coding sequence ATGAAAAAAAGAATTACGATTCAGGACATCGCCAATTATCTGGGCATTGATAAATCGACCGTTTCCAGAGCGCTGGCCGGTTCGCCACGAGTCAAACCGGAAACGCTGAAAAAAGTGCGTCTGGCCTGCGAGCAATTAAATTATATCCCCAACCAGACGGCTAAAACCCTGGCTTCCAGCCGTTCCAACAGTCTGGTTTTGCTTATTCCCAGCCTGTCTAACGAGATTTTTGCCGATATCGTACTCGGCGCCAAACAGCAATGCGCCGCCGCGGGTTATACCCTGCTGATCGGTGATACCGCCTACTCTCCGCTCGAGGAAGAATCTCTGGTCCGCCAGTATCTGCAGCAAAATGTGGCCGGCTTTGTGCTGACTGAAACCACCCACAGCGACAATACGCTGCGCTTGCTTCGGGAAGCGGAAACTGCCGGTGATTGA
- a CDS encoding ISL3 family transposase: MPNHTFLSSFWEGFHVVKSVQTSSLITITLQPSTTARCSCGQHVQAIHDYQWRTIKEATILGVPVELSLQTRRIKCPDCGIKTESISWLEPFARLTNRLRRYIEQLLPLLPIKHIAQMTGVHWHTIKAIDKRRLQHAVPEVNWAELRQLVMDEFALFKGHRYATVIADAKTHQVLWIGVGRSRKDIRPFFELLGEHGQNIEAVAMDMNTAFDLEVQRHCPNARIVYDLFHVVAKFGREVMDRVRVDQANQLKQDKKARQWVKRSRWVLLKNRGNLDSKQESYLSEILSMNKDLMVTYLLGSQLKELWRCESESEAEDLWDVWWEQVQESGIKPLMDFARKLKPYLHGIVASASYPLNTCTLEGINNKIKLIKRMGYGYRDIDYFFLKIKAAFPGKPR; encoded by the coding sequence ATGCCGAATCATACTTTCCTATCCTCGTTCTGGGAAGGCTTTCATGTCGTAAAGTCTGTACAAACGTCTTCTCTCATCACGATTACTCTCCAACCCAGCACGACTGCTCGATGTTCATGTGGGCAACATGTTCAAGCCATACATGATTATCAGTGGCGCACGATTAAGGAAGCGACGATTCTCGGCGTACCCGTCGAGCTATCCCTACAAACAAGGCGTATAAAGTGCCCTGACTGCGGTATCAAAACCGAATCTATTTCTTGGCTTGAACCTTTTGCTCGCCTGACTAACCGCTTAAGACGTTACATTGAGCAGTTGCTGCCTCTTCTTCCTATCAAACATATCGCCCAGATGACGGGGGTTCATTGGCATACGATTAAGGCGATAGATAAACGTCGGCTACAACATGCGGTGCCAGAGGTTAACTGGGCAGAGCTGAGACAGCTGGTCATGGATGAGTTTGCTCTCTTCAAGGGACATCGTTATGCCACTGTTATCGCGGATGCTAAGACGCATCAAGTGCTTTGGATAGGCGTTGGACGCAGCCGAAAAGATATCCGTCCCTTCTTTGAATTACTCGGTGAGCATGGCCAGAACATAGAAGCGGTTGCAATGGATATGAATACGGCTTTCGACCTCGAAGTGCAGCGACATTGTCCTAACGCCCGCATTGTGTACGATTTATTCCATGTGGTCGCAAAATTTGGTCGGGAAGTGATGGATAGAGTCAGAGTTGACCAAGCTAATCAACTCAAACAGGACAAGAAAGCGCGCCAATGGGTGAAACGTTCACGCTGGGTTCTCCTCAAAAACAGAGGTAATTTAGACAGTAAACAGGAGAGCTATCTGAGTGAGATACTGAGTATGAACAAAGACTTAATGGTGACGTATTTACTTGGCTCTCAGCTAAAAGAGTTATGGAGGTGCGAGTCAGAAAGCGAAGCGGAAGACTTATGGGACGTATGGTGGGAGCAAGTTCAAGAAAGCGGGATCAAGCCGCTTATGGACTTCGCGAGAAAGCTCAAACCGTATCTTCATGGCATCGTTGCTTCTGCAAGCTACCCACTCAATACCTGTACGCTCGAAGGGATAAACAACAAGATAAAGTTAATCAAACGAATGGGCTACGGCTACCGAGATATCGATTACTTTTTTTTAAAGATAAAAGCGGCTTTCCCCGGAAAGCCGCGATGA
- a CDS encoding LysR family transcriptional regulator: MDISYRQLKAFIALAEEQNFTYAAEKVHITQSALSQMMKKLSQQLASELYQRKGRKIELTEAGNHLYQEARFIVNRLDKLVQENHDRQHGYNKSLVVSSLYTLCASLAPKTLNDLKRRYPDFTFRLIEERVDDITHSVLEGRADIGINTNPNHPDLNFDLLFRDYLCLVCRQDHPLAELNTISWEQAHQFASIGVSPGNSLRTLADEAFSRIGLTYDPEFSASHTSTLLGMIASGLGCAILSSTIGSLNHSADIRFIPIVKPVQYRLVGLITRKEMQRALVDEFTLILKQHVGDSNLLAADPQMGTSEDAPILC; this comes from the coding sequence ATGGACATCAGTTATCGTCAGCTCAAAGCGTTTATCGCACTTGCTGAAGAGCAGAATTTTACCTATGCCGCTGAAAAGGTGCATATTACCCAGTCGGCGTTGAGCCAGATGATGAAGAAACTGAGCCAGCAGTTGGCGAGCGAACTTTATCAGCGTAAGGGGCGTAAAATCGAGCTGACGGAAGCGGGAAACCACCTTTATCAGGAGGCGCGTTTTATTGTTAATCGTCTCGATAAACTGGTGCAGGAGAATCACGATCGTCAGCATGGCTACAACAAGTCTCTGGTGGTGTCATCACTCTATACTTTGTGTGCCTCACTGGCGCCGAAAACACTCAATGACCTCAAGCGTCGTTATCCGGATTTTACTTTTCGTCTTATCGAAGAGCGGGTCGACGATATCACCCACTCGGTGCTGGAAGGGCGGGCCGATATCGGCATTAATACCAATCCCAATCACCCTGATCTCAATTTTGATCTCCTGTTTCGTGATTATCTGTGCCTGGTGTGTCGTCAGGACCATCCGCTGGCTGAGCTCAATACCATCAGTTGGGAGCAGGCGCATCAGTTTGCCTCGATTGGCGTCAGTCCGGGCAACAGCCTGCGCACCCTGGCGGATGAAGCGTTTTCACGCATTGGTCTGACTTATGATCCGGAATTCAGTGCGTCGCATACGTCTACGCTGCTGGGCATGATCGCCAGCGGGCTGGGGTGTGCGATTTTGTCATCGACCATCGGCAGCTTAAATCACAGTGCTGATATTCGCTTTATTCCGATTGTTAAACCGGTTCAGTATCGACTGGTGGGGCTGATTACCCGTAAAGAGATGCAACGTGCGCTGGTGGATGAATTCACCCTGATCCTTAAACAGCACGTCGGCGATTCCAATTTACTGGCAGCAGATCCGCAAATGGGTACATCCGAAGATGCACCCATTTTATGCTAG
- a CDS encoding AbgT family transporter: MSTAISQKTASRTSMIDRIERFGDKVPHPFYLFIFLCLGVMVLSWLLSLSGGSVIHPSSGEVVQVKNLLSGDGLVYILQSTVNNFVSFKPLGLVLCMMLAVGLLQEVGLADSAIKHSLLNAPRQFVTASIFITGIIGNLASDAAFILIPPLAGLIFAATNRNPIVGIAAGFVAVAAGFTANLFIAGTDVLLSGISTEASKIVEAVEVSPAANWYFMLISVPILVVTGTLLTDKYIEPRFAHKMPAKADNDELSFTVTEQQKTALRWSGIASLIFIAVLVALIWPADSALRNAEGGLVPSPFLKGIIPVIMAFFIMNAVVYGYKAGTIKSASDVPDLMSKALKGVGGYIVLVFVIAQFIAWFKWSNLAIYIAVNGAEWISSVDMPKLLMMAVFMILAGLMNLIVFSGSAQWAIMAPVFIPLFMLLGVEPQVTQMGYRIADSTTNIISPTNPYIPMVLALIAKYNPEVKFGTFLAMMVPYALVSVLRLGSVFPALHGFRSAGRSDVSDRMRLTQLA; the protein is encoded by the coding sequence ATGTCGACCGCAATTTCTCAAAAAACGGCGTCGCGGACGTCGATGATTGATCGCATCGAGCGATTCGGGGATAAGGTTCCCCACCCGTTCTATCTGTTTATTTTCCTCTGTCTCGGCGTAATGGTGCTGTCCTGGCTGCTCTCGCTCAGCGGTGGCAGCGTAATTCACCCGTCCAGTGGTGAAGTAGTGCAGGTCAAAAATCTGCTCAGCGGCGACGGACTGGTGTATATCCTTCAGTCCACGGTGAATAACTTTGTCTCATTCAAACCTCTCGGCTTGGTGCTGTGCATGATGCTGGCCGTCGGACTACTGCAGGAAGTAGGACTGGCGGACAGTGCCATTAAGCACTCCCTGCTCAACGCGCCGCGTCAGTTTGTTACCGCCTCCATTTTTATTACCGGCATTATCGGTAACCTGGCGTCCGATGCCGCTTTTATTCTTATCCCGCCGTTGGCCGGGCTGATTTTTGCGGCAACTAACCGCAACCCGATTGTCGGGATTGCGGCTGGCTTTGTTGCGGTCGCAGCAGGCTTTACCGCCAATCTGTTCATCGCCGGCACCGATGTGCTGCTATCCGGTATTTCAACCGAGGCGTCAAAAATTGTTGAAGCGGTAGAAGTCAGCCCGGCGGCCAACTGGTACTTCATGCTGATTTCAGTGCCTATTCTGGTGGTGACCGGTACCCTGCTAACCGACAAATATATCGAACCACGTTTTGCCCACAAAATGCCGGCCAAAGCCGACAATGATGAGCTCTCCTTTACCGTCACCGAGCAGCAGAAAACCGCTCTGCGCTGGTCCGGTATCGCTTCGCTGATCTTTATCGCTGTTTTAGTGGCACTGATTTGGCCGGCAGACTCTGCGCTGCGTAATGCTGAAGGCGGGCTGGTGCCTTCACCATTTCTGAAAGGAATTATTCCGGTCATTATGGCCTTCTTCATAATGAATGCGGTGGTGTACGGCTACAAAGCAGGCACAATTAAAAGCGCCAGTGATGTGCCGGATTTGATGAGCAAAGCGCTGAAAGGAGTCGGTGGCTATATTGTGCTGGTATTCGTGATTGCTCAGTTCATCGCCTGGTTCAAATGGTCGAATCTGGCGATTTACATCGCGGTCAATGGCGCAGAATGGATCTCGTCGGTGGATATGCCTAAGCTGCTGATGATGGCCGTCTTTATGATTCTGGCCGGGCTGATGAACCTGATCGTATTCAGTGGTTCAGCCCAATGGGCCATTATGGCACCGGTGTTTATCCCGCTGTTTATGCTGTTGGGCGTTGAGCCACAAGTGACGCAGATGGGCTACCGGATTGCCGACTCCACCACCAATATTATCTCGCCGACCAATCCGTATATTCCTATGGTGCTGGCGCTGATCGCCAAATACAACCCCGAGGTCAAGTTTGGCACCTTCCTGGCCATGATGGTGCCGTATGCTCTGGTTTCTGTTCTCCGTCTGGGGAGCGTGTTTCCTGCTCTACATGGTTTCAGGTCTGCCGGTCGGTCCGATGTAAGCGACCGGATGAGATTAACGCAACTAGCATAA
- a CDS encoding M20 aminoacylase family protein, producing MNIIEVLQPWIAETISIRHTIHQHPELGFEENHTQALVVSELQKYGVDEICTDFAKTGVVGVIYGQLGDGSTIGLRADMDALPIHEENTFAHRSSHHGKMHACGHDGHTSMLLLAARYLASTRQFRGKVVLIFQPAEEGRGGAETMIADGLLQRFPLDACYALHNMPGLPEGHFAFKTGPIMASSDRLFVTINGQSGHAGLPHTTQDPLLVATHIYQGIQGMVSRRYDPFDPIVVSVTQLHCGETTNAIADQAHMNGTFRTLRQETRDSLVDNLTQLVEYSAKAQGMSAEFKLGPISHPPTVNTPDETALAIKAAQAVVGADKVNPGCEAKLTSEDFAFFLEKVPGCYGFLGNGSGEHGASFVGLHNKGYDFNDNLLPIGAAYFIQLVEQQ from the coding sequence ATGAACATTATTGAGGTTTTACAGCCTTGGATCGCTGAGACTATTAGTATTCGCCATACTATCCACCAGCATCCTGAGCTGGGGTTTGAAGAAAACCACACCCAGGCTCTGGTGGTGTCTGAACTGCAAAAATATGGCGTGGATGAAATCTGTACCGATTTTGCCAAAACCGGCGTTGTCGGCGTGATTTATGGCCAACTGGGCGACGGCAGCACTATCGGCCTGCGTGCCGACATGGATGCGCTGCCAATTCATGAAGAGAATACCTTCGCACACCGTTCCAGCCATCACGGTAAAATGCACGCCTGTGGTCACGACGGTCATACCAGCATGCTGCTACTGGCCGCACGCTATCTGGCTTCCACCCGCCAGTTCCGCGGTAAAGTGGTGCTGATTTTCCAACCGGCGGAAGAAGGACGTGGCGGTGCGGAAACCATGATTGCAGACGGTTTGCTGCAACGCTTCCCGCTCGATGCCTGTTACGCCCTGCACAATATGCCGGGCCTGCCGGAAGGACATTTCGCCTTTAAAACCGGGCCGATCATGGCCAGTTCCGATCGTCTGTTTGTCACCATTAACGGTCAAAGCGGGCACGCCGGACTGCCGCATACCACCCAGGATCCGTTGCTGGTTGCCACCCATATTTATCAGGGCATCCAGGGCATGGTCAGCCGCCGTTATGACCCGTTCGATCCGATTGTCGTTTCTGTCACCCAGCTGCATTGCGGTGAAACCACCAACGCGATTGCCGATCAGGCGCATATGAATGGCACCTTTCGTACCTTGCGTCAGGAGACGCGTGATAGTCTGGTCGACAACCTGACACAGCTGGTCGAATACAGCGCCAAGGCACAGGGAATGAGCGCCGAGTTTAAACTGGGCCCGATCTCTCATCCGCCGACGGTCAATACGCCAGACGAAACCGCACTGGCAATTAAGGCCGCTCAGGCCGTGGTCGGCGCCGATAAAGTCAATCCTGGCTGCGAAGCCAAGCTCACCAGCGAGGATTTTGCCTTTTTCCTCGAGAAAGTTCCGGGCTGTTATGGCTTCCTTGGCAATGGTAGCGGCGAACACGGCGCCAGTTTCGTTGGCCTGCACAACAAAGGCTACGATTTTAACGATAACTTATTGCCGATTGGCGCTGCCTATTTTATTCAATTAGTCGAACAGCAATAG
- a CDS encoding Gfo/Idh/MocA family oxidoreductase, with the protein MKIGLIGLGDIAQKAYLPVIAQWPGVEVIFCTRNTQILAELASRYHVAQSCTDYRQLPDMQVDAVMIHAATAVHPEIAAFFLAQGIPTFVDKPLADSAHACETLYEVAAQHRQPLYVGFNRRHIPLFNQHLAGVQSAAREDLRALRWEKHRYNHSGDVRTFLFDDFIHPLDSVNLYAKADIEDVYVTHQLDATKLARVDVQWQHGETLLHASMNRQFGQTSERVSAQFVNQGYEFDSFVAGKHWQANQQTTLALKDWTPMLTAKGFATMIEDWLNVVQSGKLDSAVVNRNIASHQLAEAVCQKILNQMR; encoded by the coding sequence ATGAAAATCGGCCTGATCGGTCTGGGGGATATCGCCCAGAAAGCTTACTTACCCGTTATCGCCCAGTGGCCTGGCGTCGAAGTCATTTTTTGTACCCGCAACACTCAGATCCTGGCCGAGCTGGCCAGTCGCTATCATGTGGCACAAAGCTGCACTGACTACCGTCAGCTACCAGACATGCAGGTCGATGCGGTCATGATTCATGCCGCGACAGCGGTCCATCCCGAAATCGCGGCATTTTTCCTCGCCCAAGGCATCCCAACCTTTGTGGATAAACCGCTGGCAGACAGCGCTCACGCCTGTGAAACCTTGTATGAAGTCGCCGCGCAGCACCGCCAGCCTCTGTATGTCGGCTTTAACCGCCGTCATATCCCGTTATTCAATCAGCACCTTGCCGGCGTGCAGAGCGCCGCCCGAGAGGATCTGCGGGCACTGCGCTGGGAAAAGCATCGCTACAATCATAGCGGTGATGTCCGTACGTTTCTGTTTGATGACTTTATCCACCCGCTCGACAGCGTCAACCTGTATGCCAAAGCGGACATTGAGGATGTGTACGTCACCCACCAGCTCGATGCGACGAAACTGGCCCGGGTAGATGTCCAGTGGCAACACGGCGAAACCCTGTTGCATGCTTCAATGAACCGCCAGTTTGGTCAAACCAGCGAACGGGTCAGTGCGCAGTTTGTCAATCAAGGCTATGAGTTTGACTCTTTTGTCGCCGGTAAGCACTGGCAGGCCAACCAGCAGACCACACTGGCTTTAAAGGACTGGACGCCGATGCTGACCGCAAAAGGCTTCGCGACTATGATTGAGGATTGGCTGAATGTGGTACAAAGCGGCAAGCTCGACAGCGCTGTCGTTAATCGCAACATTGCCAGCCATCAACTGGCCGAAGCGGTATGCCAGAAAATACTCAACCAGATGCGCTGA
- a CDS encoding MltR family transcriptional regulator, translating into MVDKINETEILERLNDAPSVRGFFIQTVEVFSEAIDALMQRIFRKDNFAVQSVVGPLLQDTGPLGNLSVRLKLLYGLGVIPDDVYHDIESVIKLRNQLNSDGAEYSFTDPNIVAAIQALNLVKKMGMVQLSPLDEPEDDIDLAFYNLHLQRQQQIIKSGMSLAIIEICNTLNRDSPF; encoded by the coding sequence ATGGTAGATAAAATTAACGAAACTGAGATCCTGGAACGACTGAACGATGCACCGTCAGTGCGGGGTTTTTTCATCCAGACCGTCGAAGTATTCAGTGAAGCCATCGACGCCCTGATGCAACGCATCTTTCGCAAAGATAATTTTGCGGTGCAGTCAGTCGTCGGGCCTTTACTGCAGGACACCGGCCCGCTGGGCAACCTGTCGGTACGTCTCAAATTATTGTACGGCCTGGGCGTAATTCCGGACGACGTCTACCATGATATTGAAAGTGTTATCAAACTGCGCAACCAGCTCAACAGCGACGGTGCCGAGTACAGCTTTACGGATCCCAACATAGTGGCTGCCATTCAGGCTCTCAATCTGGTTAAAAAGATGGGCATGGTCCAACTCAGCCCGCTTGACGAACCGGAAGATGATATTGATCTGGCTTTCTATAACCTGCATCTGCAACGTCAGCAGCAAATCATCAAGTCAGGAATGTCACTGGCGATCATTGAAATCTGTAACACGCTTAATCGTGACAGCCCATTCTGA
- a CDS encoding mannitol-1-phosphate 5-dehydrogenase, with translation MKALHFGAGNIGRGFIGKLLADANIHVTFADVNDVVVQALSERHEYPVKVVGETCVVETVTGVDAINSTDAKIVDSIAEVDIITTAVGPTVLKIIAGTLAQGLEKRLSQGVTTPLNIIACENMVRGTSQLKEAVFEKLSAQAQADVEKLVGFVDSAVDRIVPPAEAGETDPLAVTVETFSEWIVDETQFKGEIPAIAGMERTDNLMAFVERKLFTLNTGHCVTAYLGCLNGHKTIREAIENQQIRAEVKQAMQESGEVLIRRYGFDKDKHAAYIEKILGRFANPYLVDEVDRVGRQPIRKLGANDRLVKPLLGTIEYGVDNQTLLKGIAAALKYTNDSDPQAVELQQSIRDQGVRKTVAHYTGLDEHSVEVETVESLYNQL, from the coding sequence ATGAAAGCGTTACATTTTGGCGCCGGCAACATTGGCCGGGGATTTATTGGTAAGCTACTGGCAGACGCAAATATTCACGTCACCTTTGCCGATGTCAACGACGTGGTGGTTCAGGCACTGAGCGAGCGTCACGAATATCCGGTCAAAGTAGTGGGTGAAACTTGCGTAGTGGAAACCGTGACCGGTGTGGATGCGATTAACTCAACTGACGCAAAGATTGTCGACTCCATTGCAGAAGTTGATATCATTACCACCGCTGTCGGGCCGACCGTGCTGAAAATCATTGCTGGCACCTTGGCTCAGGGGCTGGAAAAACGCCTCAGTCAGGGGGTGACTACGCCGCTGAATATCATCGCCTGTGAAAACATGGTACGTGGTACCAGCCAGCTGAAAGAGGCGGTGTTTGAAAAACTCTCCGCACAAGCACAAGCCGACGTGGAAAAACTGGTTGGCTTTGTCGATTCGGCCGTAGACCGCATCGTACCTCCGGCAGAAGCCGGTGAGACCGATCCGCTGGCCGTGACCGTTGAAACCTTCAGTGAATGGATTGTCGACGAAACCCAGTTTAAAGGTGAGATTCCGGCTATCGCAGGCATGGAACGCACTGATAACCTGATGGCCTTTGTTGAACGTAAGTTGTTTACGCTCAATACCGGCCACTGCGTTACCGCCTATCTTGGATGTCTGAATGGTCATAAAACCATTCGTGAAGCGATTGAAAACCAGCAGATTCGTGCCGAGGTTAAACAGGCAATGCAGGAAAGCGGCGAAGTGCTGATTCGTCGTTACGGCTTTGATAAAGACAAACACGCTGCATACATCGAGAAGATTCTCGGTCGCTTTGCCAACCCTTATCTGGTGGACGAAGTTGATCGTGTAGGCCGCCAGCCAATCCGTAAACTGGGCGCCAACGATCGCCTGGTCAAGCCGCTGCTTGGCACCATCGAGTATGGCGTGGATAACCAAACATTATTAAAAGGCATTGCGGCCGCGCTGAAATACACCAATGACAGCGACCCGCAAGCTGTAGAGTTGCAGCAATCTATCCGTGATCAGGGTGTGCGTAAAACAGTGGCACATTACACTGGTCTGGATGAACACAGCGTGGAAGTAGAGACCGTTGAGTCGTTATACAACCAGCTTTGA
- a CDS encoding polymer-forming cytoskeletal protein has protein sequence MGIFSKQSRAKSQHSATTLIAKGCSISGQLRLESNIQVDGSIEGQIQVEKSLVISECGYVSGDIMAEHVIINGEFEGTCHADKIEILSKGRVNGHIYSDDLSIEQGGRFNGVTHSASQPRVAELVDISEVKVAAEG, from the coding sequence ATGGGAATCTTTAGTAAACAAAGTCGAGCTAAGAGTCAGCACTCAGCTACAACTCTCATCGCAAAGGGTTGCTCAATTAGCGGACAACTCCGGTTAGAAAGTAATATTCAGGTTGATGGTTCAATCGAAGGTCAGATCCAGGTTGAGAAATCCCTGGTCATCAGTGAGTGTGGCTACGTCAGCGGCGATATCATGGCCGAACATGTCATCATTAATGGTGAGTTTGAGGGAACCTGCCATGCTGACAAAATCGAGATCCTGAGCAAAGGACGTGTCAACGGCCATATTTACAGCGATGATCTCAGTATTGAACAGGGCGGCCGTTTTAATGGTGTTACCCATTCGGCTTCCCAGCCGAGAGTGGCTGAGCTGGTCGATATCAGCGAAGTCAAAGTTGCTGCAGAGGGTTGA
- the nagB gene encoding glucosamine-6-phosphate deaminase yields MRLIPLNNAAQVGKWAAAHIAKRINDFQPTAERPFVLGLPTGGTPLLTYQALIELYKAGDVSFKHVVTFNMDEYVGLPKDHPESYHSFMYNNFFNHVDIQPQNINLLNGNTDDHDLECQRYEEKIKSYGKIDLFMGGVGNDGHIAFNEPASSLSSRTRIKTLTHDTRIANSRFFDGDVSQVPKYALTIGVGTLLDAKEVMILVTGHNKALALQAAVEGCVNHLWTVSALQLHAKAIMVCDEPATQELKVKTVKYFSELEAENIKGF; encoded by the coding sequence ATGAGACTGATTCCATTAAACAACGCAGCCCAGGTCGGTAAATGGGCAGCCGCACACATTGCGAAACGCATTAATGATTTCCAGCCGACAGCGGAGCGTCCTTTTGTTCTCGGTCTGCCAACCGGCGGCACACCACTACTGACTTACCAGGCACTGATTGAGCTGTATAAAGCCGGCGATGTCAGCTTCAAACATGTGGTGACTTTCAATATGGATGAGTATGTGGGTCTGCCAAAAGATCATCCTGAGTCATATCACTCATTCATGTATAACAACTTCTTCAATCATGTTGATATCCAGCCACAAAACATCAACCTGCTTAACGGCAATACCGATGACCACGATCTGGAATGTCAGCGTTACGAAGAGAAGATCAAATCTTACGGCAAGATTGATCTGTTTATGGGCGGCGTGGGTAATGATGGTCACATCGCATTTAACGAACCAGCTTCATCGCTCTCTTCACGTACCCGGATCAAAACCCTGACCCATGATACCCGAATCGCCAATTCACGTTTTTTTGACGGGGATGTCTCACAGGTACCTAAGTATGCGCTGACTATCGGTGTCGGCACGCTGCTTGATGCCAAAGAGGTGATGATTCTGGTGACCGGCCACAACAAAGCACTGGCACTACAGGCCGCCGTTGAAGGCTGCGTCAACCACTTGTGGACCGTATCCGCGCTGCAACTGCACGCCAAAGCCATCATGGTCTGTGACGAGCCGGCGACTCAGGAGCTGAAGGTGAAAACGGTCAAATACTTCTCTGAACTGGAAGCGGAAAACATTAAAGGTTTTTAA